In Saccharomonospora marina XMU15, one genomic interval encodes:
- a CDS encoding LLM class flavin-dependent oxidoreductase: protein MLHIGINLGFAAHPELSDGDMYHSELDLAVRAETLGYDSVWLVEHHFTDYSLCPDNLLLLAHLAARTSRIKLGTAAVILPWNSPLRVAEKALMVDVVSRGRLLLGIGRGLSRREYEPFRIPLEETRDRFDEAAPMIFEALETGIIEGAGPFYPQPSAQLRPRPRGSFHGRRYCVAGSPDSVVMAAKLRAKMMSFIVKPVPDLMPTFNRYRELYETEHGELAPPIALNVNMYCHSDDELARQRHFEYVNRFFMSNVEHYEMAGEHFAAIRGHERYAANAAYFREIGLEKAADNYAATALWGNPKRILGQIEAIRDVLGDFELTLAPSFGGMPYDQASASLELFAREVLPKARGLRGKPVAVTA, encoded by the coding sequence TTGCTGCACATCGGTATCAATCTCGGCTTCGCCGCTCACCCGGAGCTCAGCGACGGGGACATGTACCACAGCGAACTCGATCTGGCGGTGCGAGCGGAGACCCTCGGCTACGACAGTGTCTGGCTGGTCGAGCACCACTTCACCGACTACTCGCTGTGCCCGGACAACCTGCTGCTGCTGGCGCATCTGGCGGCCCGCACCTCCCGCATCAAGCTGGGCACGGCCGCGGTCATCCTGCCGTGGAACAGCCCGCTGCGCGTGGCCGAGAAGGCACTGATGGTCGACGTCGTGTCGAGGGGGAGGCTGCTGCTCGGCATCGGTCGAGGCCTGTCGCGCAGGGAGTACGAACCCTTCCGCATCCCGCTGGAGGAGACCAGGGACCGGTTCGACGAGGCCGCGCCGATGATCTTCGAAGCGCTGGAAACCGGTATCATCGAGGGTGCGGGGCCGTTCTACCCGCAGCCGAGTGCGCAGCTGCGGCCGCGGCCGCGCGGCAGCTTCCACGGGCGGCGCTACTGCGTGGCCGGTTCGCCGGACTCGGTGGTGATGGCGGCCAAGCTGCGCGCCAAGATGATGTCGTTCATCGTCAAGCCGGTGCCGGACCTGATGCCGACGTTCAACCGATACCGGGAGCTGTACGAGACCGAGCACGGCGAACTCGCCCCTCCCATCGCCCTCAACGTCAACATGTACTGCCACTCCGACGACGAGCTGGCACGGCAGCGGCACTTCGAGTACGTGAACCGCTTCTTCATGTCCAACGTCGAGCACTACGAGATGGCGGGGGAGCACTTCGCGGCCATCAGGGGCCACGAGCGGTACGCCGCCAACGCCGCCTACTTCCGTGAGATCGGCCTGGAGAAGGCCGCAGACAACTACGCCGCCACCGCGTTGTGGGGCAACCCGAAGCGCATTCTCGGCCAGATCGAGGCCATCCGCGACGTGCTGGGAGACTTCGAGCTCACCCTGGCTCCCTCGTTCGGTGGGATGCCGTACGACCAGGCCAGTGCCAGCCTCGAGCTGTTCGCCCGCGAGGTGCTGCCCAAGGCTCGGGGCCTGCGGGGCAAACCGGTCGCCGTCACGGCGTGA
- a CDS encoding AAA-type ATPase lid domain-containing protein, with translation MTAHQPPRTTAEWDRVREVKRRVLSGDPFAVEPADHPEVRPEIVASWRRSMLAGVDPEARHYDVAEEFHPGTRLGAVAQPIMNRLKDEICDLSCWGFLADRSCRLLTVVVGDFPQAARVHRQNLRPGMCFAEEVMGTNGMGCAHETQRAFLISGSEHFRSDAEILTTTGVIIRDPLTKRYVGTLGAHCLREYGTTALLPLVVEIGRSIETQLLESRSHGEREFFDAFTSARRRNRAPVVGVSRQLCVVSTRARALVHEADEEMLRRLAGEAGSGTSTVRSSLSSGVTVTIRIHPVPQPKGEFAAILVLHPVGEHTTAGGDESRISGEPPADFRAAMYRAVRQCRSTLLTGERGCGKRHEALAALREVAHPDDIVELDGAHARLDPNGWLRRLADALRAAQAAVLLVHVTDLPPELASPVASLVRDSRVRLIATAREGEVQDRATLLVRESFPVLLTVPPLRDRREEFATLCASLLAQATEPGEQPPKLTRRAVAALAAGDWPGNLRQLSQVLSSARVRVDGPMIDLADLPSHHHRRQQAHPLDEVRNAERRVLLAALREAGGDRAAAARKLGISRATVYRKLKRYESH, from the coding sequence ATGACAGCGCACCAGCCGCCGCGCACCACGGCGGAGTGGGACCGCGTGCGCGAGGTGAAGCGGCGCGTGCTGAGCGGTGATCCGTTCGCTGTGGAGCCCGCCGACCACCCCGAGGTTCGGCCGGAGATCGTGGCCTCGTGGCGGCGCTCGATGCTCGCCGGGGTCGACCCCGAGGCGCGGCATTACGACGTCGCCGAGGAGTTCCACCCCGGTACGCGGCTCGGCGCCGTCGCACAACCGATCATGAACCGGCTGAAGGACGAGATCTGCGACCTCAGCTGCTGGGGGTTCCTCGCCGACCGGTCCTGCAGGCTGCTCACCGTCGTGGTGGGCGACTTCCCGCAGGCCGCTCGGGTGCACCGGCAGAACCTGCGGCCCGGTATGTGCTTCGCCGAGGAGGTGATGGGCACCAACGGGATGGGCTGCGCCCACGAGACACAGCGGGCGTTCCTCATCTCCGGGTCCGAGCACTTCCGAAGCGACGCCGAGATCCTCACCACCACCGGCGTGATCATCCGCGACCCGCTGACCAAGCGGTACGTCGGCACGCTGGGTGCGCACTGTCTTCGCGAGTACGGCACCACCGCGCTGCTGCCGCTCGTGGTGGAGATCGGCCGTTCGATCGAGACGCAACTGCTGGAAAGCCGTTCCCATGGCGAGCGGGAGTTCTTCGACGCGTTCACTTCCGCGCGGCGCCGCAACCGTGCGCCGGTGGTCGGGGTGAGCAGGCAGCTGTGTGTGGTGAGCACCCGGGCGCGTGCGCTGGTGCACGAGGCCGACGAGGAGATGCTGCGTCGTCTCGCCGGCGAAGCGGGCTCGGGCACCAGCACCGTGCGCAGCAGCCTCAGTTCCGGTGTGACGGTGACGATCCGGATACATCCGGTGCCGCAACCCAAGGGGGAGTTCGCCGCGATCCTGGTGTTGCACCCGGTGGGGGAGCACACCACGGCGGGCGGTGACGAGAGCCGGATCAGCGGGGAGCCGCCCGCCGATTTCCGGGCCGCGATGTACCGTGCGGTGCGGCAGTGCCGCTCCACGTTGCTGACCGGCGAGCGTGGTTGCGGCAAGCGGCACGAGGCACTAGCCGCGCTGAGGGAGGTCGCGCACCCCGATGACATCGTGGAACTCGACGGTGCTCACGCGCGGCTGGACCCGAACGGTTGGCTGCGCCGGCTCGCCGACGCCCTGCGGGCAGCCCAGGCTGCCGTGCTGCTGGTACACGTCACGGACCTGCCGCCCGAACTCGCGAGTCCGGTGGCCTCGCTGGTGCGTGACAGCCGGGTTCGGCTGATCGCGACGGCTCGCGAAGGCGAGGTACAGGACCGGGCCACGCTGCTGGTGCGAGAGAGCTTCCCGGTGTTGCTGACCGTGCCGCCGCTGCGGGACCGGCGCGAGGAGTTCGCCACGCTGTGCGCGAGCCTGCTGGCGCAGGCCACCGAGCCGGGCGAACAACCGCCGAAACTGACCCGGCGTGCGGTGGCCGCGCTGGCGGCGGGAGACTGGCCGGGAAACCTCCGGCAACTGTCGCAAGTGCTCAGTAGCGCGCGAGTCCGCGTGGACGGCCCGATGATCGATCTGGCGGACCTGCCCTCGCACCATCACCGGCGCCAGCAGGCACACCCGCTGGACGAGGTGCGAAACGCCGAGCGACGCGTGCTGCTCGCCGCGCTCAGGGAAGCGGGAGGAGACCGTGCCGCGGCCGCCCGCAAACTGGGCATCTCGCGCGCCACCGTCTACCGCAAGCTCAAGCGGTACGAGTCGCACTGA
- a CDS encoding sporulation protein, with product MVFKKLLAALGVGGPSVDTVLQHPHVRPGGNLAGEVHIAGGSQEVVIEHVAIGLVTGIEIEHGDHEGHAEVEFHRVVVGGRFPLGEGEHKTIPFELRLPWQTPITSVHGERLHGMGLGVRTELAVAKVADKGDLDPISVEPLPAQERVLEAFAQLGFQFKGADVEHGRLHGVHQELPFFQEIEFFPPAQFAGRINEVELTFVASQHGMDVVLEADNRGGFLTPSRDTFGRFHVTHEEALDTDWVGRLHGWLEQAAERRGTMGGHGYGQPYGHHYDGEHHGRGSGMGGMVSGAALGVGAGILGGMVAGEVIDEVGDFFEGDEEG from the coding sequence ATGGTCTTCAAGAAGCTGCTCGCGGCGCTGGGAGTCGGCGGCCCGTCGGTCGACACCGTGCTCCAGCACCCGCACGTGCGTCCGGGCGGGAATCTCGCCGGTGAGGTCCACATCGCCGGTGGTTCGCAGGAAGTGGTCATCGAGCACGTCGCGATCGGGCTGGTGACCGGTATCGAGATCGAGCACGGTGACCATGAAGGCCACGCCGAGGTGGAGTTCCACCGCGTCGTGGTCGGCGGCCGGTTCCCGCTCGGCGAGGGCGAGCACAAGACGATCCCGTTCGAGCTGCGGCTACCGTGGCAGACGCCGATCACCAGTGTCCACGGCGAGCGCCTGCACGGCATGGGGCTGGGGGTGCGCACCGAGTTGGCGGTGGCCAAGGTGGCGGACAAGGGAGATCTCGACCCGATCTCGGTGGAGCCGCTGCCCGCACAGGAACGGGTGCTGGAGGCGTTCGCCCAGCTCGGTTTCCAGTTCAAGGGTGCCGATGTGGAGCACGGTCGGCTGCACGGTGTGCACCAGGAACTGCCGTTCTTCCAGGAGATCGAGTTCTTCCCGCCCGCACAGTTCGCCGGTCGGATCAACGAGGTGGAGCTGACCTTCGTCGCGAGCCAGCACGGCATGGACGTGGTGCTGGAAGCCGACAACCGCGGCGGATTCCTCACTCCCAGCAGGGACACCTTCGGCCGGTTCCACGTCACCCACGAGGAAGCGCTGGACACCGACTGGGTCGGTCGACTGCACGGATGGCTGGAGCAGGCCGCCGAGCGACGCGGCACGATGGGCGGCCACGGTTACGGGCAGCCGTACGGCCACCACTACGACGGCGAGCACCACGGCCGCGGCTCCGGAATGGGAGGCATGGTCTCCGGTGCGGCACTCGGAGTCGGCGCCGGAATCCTCGGCGGCATGGTGGCTGGCGAGGTGATCGACGAAGTGGGCGACTTCTTCGAAGGCGACGAGGAAGGCTGA
- a CDS encoding alpha/beta hydrolase has product MGLRSLIDTELRAHVEELRASAGSATVKGPSSLDELRQARANGDVIPPDADPSAVEQVVGAAGRQVPVRILAPGNGAPRGVYLDIHGGGFYLGSAARGDARNRRLADAVGVAVVSVDYRLAPEHPWPAAPDDCETVALWLIEQAEARFGTTRLAIGGFSAGATLAMTTLLRLRDRGAVGSFVGAALQFGTYDLSGLTPAGRLIADEYFIQAYAGHAPDRTDPDISPVYGDLRGLPPVLLVVGSADILLEDNLAMAARVSAAGGEVDLRIYPEAPHGFTARSTGMAKAALRDIECWLSGRFVVPQPAGPVR; this is encoded by the coding sequence ATGGGGTTGCGTAGCCTCATCGACACCGAGCTGCGGGCACACGTCGAAGAGCTGCGAGCCAGTGCCGGTTCGGCGACCGTGAAGGGCCCGAGCAGCCTGGACGAGCTTCGGCAGGCGCGAGCCAACGGCGACGTGATCCCGCCGGATGCCGACCCGTCGGCTGTGGAGCAGGTGGTCGGGGCGGCCGGCCGGCAAGTGCCGGTGAGAATCCTGGCTCCCGGCAACGGTGCGCCGCGCGGTGTCTACCTGGACATCCACGGTGGTGGCTTCTACCTGGGATCGGCGGCTCGGGGCGACGCGCGCAACCGGCGACTCGCGGACGCTGTGGGAGTCGCCGTCGTGAGCGTGGACTACCGACTCGCTCCCGAACACCCCTGGCCCGCCGCCCCCGACGACTGCGAGACCGTCGCACTGTGGCTGATCGAGCAGGCCGAGGCTCGCTTCGGCACGACGCGGCTGGCGATAGGGGGGTTCTCGGCCGGAGCCACGCTCGCCATGACGACACTGCTGCGGCTGCGCGATCGCGGCGCCGTCGGTTCGTTCGTAGGTGCCGCACTGCAGTTCGGCACCTACGATCTGAGCGGGCTGACCCCCGCGGGCAGGCTGATCGCCGACGAGTACTTCATTCAGGCCTACGCCGGTCACGCGCCCGACCGCACCGACCCCGACATCTCCCCGGTCTATGGTGACCTGCGCGGCCTGCCTCCGGTGCTGCTGGTCGTCGGCAGCGCGGACATCCTGCTGGAGGACAACCTGGCGATGGCGGCCCGGGTGTCAGCGGCCGGAGGCGAGGTGGACCTTCGGATCTACCCGGAAGCACCACACGGTTTCACGGCCCGCTCCACGGGCATGGCCAAGGCCGCGCTGCGCGATATCGAGTGTTGGCTCTCGGGCAGGTTTGTGGTGCCGCAGCCGGCCGGTCCGGTCCGCTGA